The following proteins come from a genomic window of Streptomyces sp. Sge12:
- a CDS encoding FAD binding domain-containing protein, which produces MCQSCHVPAVSTYRTADRRERRGPGHREGAAGLTTHAPHALDSPQGPQGPQAAQSVTLPASLDEAVAALTAMPAAVPVAGGTDLMAAVNAGLLRPAALVGLGRINEIRGWQYQDGHALLGAGLTHARMGRPDFAALIPALAAAARAAGPPQIRNAGTLGGNIATAAPTGDALPVLAALEAVLVIVGPGGQREIPVSYLLAGREMLRPGELIGFVRVPLLHAPQVFLKATGRTGPGRAVASVGLVLDPARRGVRCAIGAVAPMPLRPLEAEQWVASLIDWDGGRSLAPEALEAFGEYVAAACVPDQGEPVAPGVLHLRRTVAVLARRALGRALTS; this is translated from the coding sequence ATGTGCCAGAGTTGCCACGTCCCGGCGGTGAGCACGTACCGTACGGCGGACAGGCGTGAGCGCCGGGGACCGGGACATCGGGAAGGGGCAGCTGGGTTGACCACGCACGCACCGCACGCACTGGATTCACCTCAGGGGCCGCAGGGCCCGCAGGCGGCGCAGTCCGTGACGCTGCCGGCCTCGCTCGACGAGGCCGTGGCGGCGCTCACCGCCATGCCCGCCGCCGTGCCGGTCGCGGGCGGCACCGACCTGATGGCCGCCGTCAACGCGGGGCTGCTGCGGCCCGCCGCCCTGGTGGGCCTGGGCCGGATCAACGAGATCCGCGGCTGGCAGTACCAGGACGGCCACGCGCTGCTCGGCGCGGGACTCACGCACGCACGGATGGGGCGGCCGGATTTCGCCGCTCTGATCCCCGCGCTCGCGGCCGCGGCCCGCGCCGCAGGCCCCCCGCAGATCCGCAATGCCGGCACCCTCGGCGGCAACATCGCCACCGCCGCGCCCACGGGTGACGCACTGCCCGTGCTGGCCGCGCTGGAGGCCGTACTCGTCATCGTCGGCCCGGGCGGGCAGCGGGAGATCCCGGTGTCCTACCTGCTGGCCGGGCGGGAGATGCTGCGGCCCGGTGAGCTGATCGGCTTCGTGCGGGTGCCGCTGCTGCACGCGCCGCAGGTGTTCCTGAAGGCCACGGGCCGTACCGGCCCGGGTCGCGCGGTGGCCTCCGTGGGGCTCGTCCTGGACCCCGCGCGCCGGGGCGTGCGCTGCGCGATCGGCGCGGTCGCCCCGATGCCGCTGCGGCCGCTGGAGGCCGAGCAGTGGGTGGCCTCGCTGATCGACTGGGACGGCGGGCGGAGCCTGGCCCCCGAGGCGCTGGAGGCCTTCGGCGAGTACGTCGCGGCGGCCTGCGTGCCCGACCAGGGCGAACCGGTGGCTCCCGGAGTACTGCATCTGCGGCGGACGGTGGCCGTGCTGGCGCGCAGGGCCCTCGGGAGGGCGCTGACCTCATGA
- a CDS encoding 2Fe-2S iron-sulfur cluster-binding protein translates to MSENENENVTQGNGTAGWGWEPVPQGGEYDSDATAFVKLPQDMLDALGTGEPLAAPGHGYVPPPMIVPLGSASTDPAATGTWTIPVQWPEAGGTGQADAGHGGAGQGGTGHGGSGQGQGPGAGSVGGPIPASIPIPASVAAAFAEAEPEQPATDPSATAEWRFPEAAHEPEAASSATGQWAVPEYGEYNEYPEPQNDFRPGALDADWSQAPATLPGGAPAPWAYLTQQPAADPHADTGAGTAAGAGAGVLPGTDEAAAASAAAAATAHAAGRLLGGPGVGAAGRGPRVLGGPGVGTPLPEGEPVHQAPHDIEAAHGPAAEPAEGARAADHAGHADYAGHTGQGEYAGYAEAAGYAEQAAAAVAAVAATEQQQPAAPGGLDLFGGVRAQEQAPAAESAQPDGAASTEGPDGSEGTDGTDGHGFSAFGHAPEPEPGAAPVPETAPEQAPHVAHPVAHEDAYAGEPAAEPDPGSGDGPAEQEPPAGLVPTADTADSADGLPDEGAPAGPPAEVATYEEEATAGAVAHHEHPSASYVLRVNGADRPVTGAWIGESLLYVLRERLGLAGAKDGCSQGECGACAVQVDGRLVASCLVPAATAAGSEVRTVEGLATDGELSDVQQALCRSGAVQCGFCVPGMAMTIHDLLEGNHAPSELETRQALCGNLCRCSGYAGVVDAVREVVAEREAAAAEPAAPGSGAATGGPGAPEPRIPHQAAPGEGGIHHGGTA, encoded by the coding sequence ATGAGCGAGAACGAGAACGAGAACGTGACCCAGGGGAACGGCACGGCGGGCTGGGGCTGGGAACCGGTCCCGCAGGGCGGCGAGTACGACTCGGACGCCACGGCCTTCGTGAAACTGCCGCAGGACATGCTGGACGCACTCGGCACCGGCGAGCCGCTCGCGGCGCCCGGGCACGGCTACGTGCCGCCGCCGATGATCGTGCCGCTCGGCTCGGCCAGTACGGATCCGGCGGCCACGGGCACGTGGACGATTCCGGTGCAGTGGCCGGAGGCGGGCGGCACGGGCCAGGCGGACGCGGGACACGGCGGCGCGGGCCAGGGCGGCACGGGTCACGGCGGCTCGGGCCAGGGGCAGGGTCCGGGGGCCGGTTCGGTGGGCGGGCCCATCCCGGCGTCGATCCCCATCCCGGCGTCGGTCGCGGCGGCCTTCGCCGAGGCGGAGCCTGAGCAGCCGGCCACCGATCCGAGCGCGACCGCCGAGTGGCGGTTCCCGGAGGCGGCGCACGAGCCCGAGGCGGCCTCCTCGGCGACCGGTCAGTGGGCCGTGCCCGAGTACGGCGAGTACAACGAATATCCCGAACCGCAGAACGACTTCCGGCCGGGCGCGCTGGACGCCGACTGGAGCCAGGCCCCGGCGACGCTGCCGGGCGGCGCCCCGGCGCCGTGGGCCTACCTGACGCAGCAGCCCGCCGCGGACCCGCACGCCGACACCGGTGCGGGTACGGCGGCCGGTGCGGGCGCCGGTGTGCTGCCGGGCACCGACGAGGCCGCCGCCGCTTCGGCCGCCGCAGCCGCGACCGCGCACGCCGCCGGGCGGCTGCTCGGCGGGCCCGGGGTGGGCGCCGCGGGCCGCGGGCCGCGGGTACTGGGCGGACCCGGCGTGGGCACCCCGCTGCCCGAGGGCGAGCCGGTGCACCAGGCCCCGCACGACATCGAGGCGGCGCACGGCCCGGCGGCGGAGCCGGCCGAGGGCGCCCGGGCCGCCGACCACGCGGGACACGCGGACTACGCGGGGCACACGGGGCAGGGCGAGTACGCCGGGTACGCGGAGGCGGCCGGTTACGCCGAGCAGGCCGCCGCGGCCGTCGCGGCCGTCGCCGCCACCGAGCAGCAGCAGCCGGCGGCCCCCGGCGGCCTGGACCTCTTCGGCGGGGTGCGCGCGCAGGAGCAGGCTCCGGCCGCCGAGTCCGCGCAGCCCGACGGCGCCGCGAGCACCGAGGGCCCGGACGGCTCCGAAGGCACCGATGGAACCGACGGGCACGGCTTCAGCGCCTTCGGCCACGCGCCCGAGCCCGAGCCCGGGGCCGCACCGGTACCGGAAACTGCGCCGGAGCAGGCGCCGCACGTCGCCCACCCGGTCGCGCACGAGGACGCCTACGCGGGCGAGCCCGCCGCCGAGCCCGACCCCGGGAGCGGGGACGGGCCGGCCGAGCAGGAGCCCCCGGCCGGCCTCGTGCCGACCGCGGACACCGCCGACAGCGCGGACGGACTCCCGGACGAGGGCGCCCCCGCGGGTCCCCCGGCCGAGGTGGCGACGTACGAGGAAGAAGCGACCGCCGGGGCCGTCGCCCATCACGAACACCCGTCGGCCTCCTACGTCCTGCGCGTCAACGGCGCGGACCGGCCCGTCACCGGCGCCTGGATCGGCGAGTCCCTGCTGTACGTGCTGCGCGAGCGCCTCGGCCTCGCCGGCGCCAAGGACGGCTGCTCGCAGGGCGAGTGCGGCGCCTGCGCCGTGCAGGTCGACGGCCGTCTCGTCGCCTCCTGCCTGGTGCCCGCGGCGACGGCCGCCGGCAGCGAGGTCCGTACCGTCGAGGGTCTCGCGACGGACGGGGAACTCTCGGACGTCCAGCAGGCGTTGTGCAGGTCGGGCGCGGTGCAGTGCGGGTTCTGCGTGCCCGGCATGGCCATGACCATCCACGACCTGCTGGAGGGCAACCACGCCCCCAGCGAGCTGGAGACCCGGCAGGCCCTCTGCGGCAACCTCTGCCGCTGCTCCGGCTACGCGGGGGTCGTCGACGCCGTGCGCGAGGTCGTCGCCGAGCGCGAGGCGGCGGCCGCGGAACCCGCGGCCCCCGGTTCGGGCGCGGCCACCGGCGGCCCGGGTGCACCGGAGCCGCGCATCCCGCACCAGGCAGCGCCCGGCGAGGGCGGCATCCACCACGGAGGCACGGCGTGA
- a CDS encoding xanthine dehydrogenase family protein molybdopterin-binding subunit produces the protein MSGQDAATATTTVNTTVTALSAATGPEASEQQVPRGIGASVPAADTRAKTEGTFPYAADLWAEGLLWAAVLRSPHAHARILSIDTTAAAEMPGVRAVVTHADVPGATTHGRRIADRPVFAHDVVRHHGEPIAAVAADHPDTARLAAAAITVEYELLDPVTDPEQSFGAPALHPDGNLIRHIPLRYGDPEATGEVVVEGLYRIGRQDPAPIGAEAGLAVPRPDGGVELYTASTDPHSDRDLAAACFGLDPDRVRVVVTGVPGATADREDAAFQLPLGLLALRTGCPVKLAATREESFLGHTHRHPTLLRYRHHADAEGRLVKVEAQILMDAGAYADASAESLAAAVAFACGPYVVPHAFVEGWAVRTNNPPSGHVRGEGAMQVCAAYEGQMDKLAAALGIDGAELRLRNVLATGDLLPTGQTVTCPAPVAELLRAVRDFELPALPKDAPEDEWLLPGGPEGAGEPGAVRRGVGYGVGMVHMLGAEGTDEVSTATVKVVNGAATVICAAVDTGQGFATLARQIVQEVLGVDEVTTAPVDTDQPPAGPAAHGRHTWVSGGAVERAAKMVRTQLLQPMAHKLGMSTELLQIQDGRITSYDGAFSMSVSEAMAGKELWATAQCRPHPTEPLDADGQGDAFVGLAFCAIRAVVDVDIELGSVRVVELAVAQDVGRILNPRQLEARIEAGVTQGVGAALTENLRTVAGLVRHPDLTGYALPTALDAPAVRIVKLVEERDVVAPFGAKAASAIPVVTTPAAVASAVRAATGRPVNRLPIRPSAAVGASNS, from the coding sequence GTGAGCGGGCAGGACGCGGCGACCGCGACGACAACGGTGAACACCACGGTGACGGCGCTGTCCGCCGCCACCGGCCCGGAGGCCTCCGAGCAGCAGGTACCGCGCGGGATCGGCGCCTCCGTCCCGGCCGCGGACACCCGCGCCAAGACCGAGGGCACCTTCCCCTACGCCGCCGACCTGTGGGCCGAGGGCCTCCTGTGGGCCGCCGTGCTGCGCTCCCCGCACGCCCACGCCCGGATCCTGTCCATCGACACCACGGCCGCCGCCGAGATGCCCGGCGTCCGCGCCGTCGTCACCCACGCCGACGTGCCCGGCGCCACCACGCACGGCCGCCGCATCGCGGACCGGCCTGTGTTCGCGCACGACGTCGTACGCCACCACGGCGAGCCCATCGCCGCCGTCGCCGCCGACCACCCGGACACGGCGCGGCTCGCCGCGGCCGCGATCACCGTCGAGTACGAACTCCTCGACCCGGTCACCGACCCCGAGCAGTCCTTCGGCGCGCCCGCCCTGCACCCCGACGGCAACCTGATCCGGCACATCCCGCTGCGCTACGGCGACCCGGAGGCCACCGGCGAGGTGGTCGTCGAGGGCCTGTACCGGATCGGCCGCCAGGACCCCGCCCCCATCGGCGCCGAGGCCGGACTGGCCGTGCCGCGCCCCGACGGCGGCGTGGAGCTCTACACCGCCTCCACCGACCCGCACAGCGACCGCGACCTGGCCGCCGCCTGCTTCGGACTGGATCCGGACCGCGTGCGCGTCGTCGTCACCGGCGTGCCGGGCGCCACGGCCGACCGCGAGGACGCCGCCTTCCAGCTCCCGCTCGGCCTGCTCGCCCTGCGCACCGGCTGCCCGGTCAAACTGGCCGCCACCCGCGAGGAGTCCTTCCTCGGCCACACGCACCGCCACCCGACCCTGCTGCGCTACCGCCACCACGCGGACGCCGAGGGCCGCCTCGTCAAGGTCGAGGCACAGATCCTGATGGACGCCGGCGCCTACGCCGACGCCTCCGCGGAATCCCTGGCCGCGGCGGTCGCCTTCGCCTGCGGCCCGTACGTCGTCCCGCACGCCTTCGTGGAGGGCTGGGCGGTACGCACCAACAACCCGCCGTCGGGCCACGTCCGCGGCGAGGGCGCCATGCAGGTGTGCGCCGCGTACGAGGGCCAGATGGACAAGCTCGCGGCCGCCCTCGGCATCGACGGGGCCGAGCTGCGCCTGCGCAACGTCCTGGCGACGGGCGACCTGCTGCCCACCGGACAGACGGTGACCTGCCCGGCACCGGTGGCCGAACTCCTCCGCGCGGTCCGTGACTTCGAACTTCCCGCCCTGCCGAAGGACGCCCCCGAGGACGAATGGCTGCTGCCGGGCGGCCCGGAGGGCGCGGGCGAGCCGGGCGCGGTGCGCCGCGGGGTCGGCTACGGCGTCGGCATGGTGCACATGCTCGGCGCGGAGGGCACGGACGAGGTCTCCACGGCCACGGTGAAGGTGGTCAACGGCGCCGCCACGGTCATCTGCGCGGCCGTCGACACCGGCCAGGGCTTCGCCACGCTGGCCCGGCAGATCGTCCAGGAGGTCCTGGGCGTCGACGAGGTCACCACGGCCCCGGTCGACACCGACCAGCCGCCGGCCGGCCCGGCGGCGCACGGCCGCCACACGTGGGTGTCCGGGGGCGCCGTGGAGCGCGCGGCCAAGATGGTCCGCACCCAGCTCCTCCAGCCGATGGCCCACAAGCTGGGCATGTCGACGGAGCTGCTGCAGATCCAGGACGGCCGGATCACCTCGTACGACGGGGCGTTCTCGATGTCGGTCTCCGAGGCGATGGCCGGCAAGGAACTCTGGGCGACGGCCCAGTGCCGCCCCCACCCGACGGAACCCCTGGACGCGGACGGCCAGGGCGACGCCTTCGTGGGCCTCGCCTTCTGCGCGATCCGCGCGGTGGTGGACGTGGACATCGAACTGGGCTCGGTACGGGTCGTGGAACTCGCCGTCGCCCAGGACGTGGGCCGCATCCTGAACCCCCGTCAGCTGGAGGCCCGTATCGAGGCGGGCGTCACCCAGGGCGTCGGCGCGGCCCTGACCGAGAACCTCCGCACGGTCGCCGGCCTGGTCCGCCACCCGGACCTGACGGGCTACGCCCTGCCGACGGCGCTGGACGCCCCGGCGGTCCGCATCGTCAAACTGGTCGAGGAACGCGACGTGGTGGCCCCCTTCGGGGCGAAGGCCGCGAGTGCGATCCCCGTGGTCACGACCCCGGCGGCGGTGGCCTCCGCGGTCCGCGCGGCCACGGGCCGCCCGGTCAACCGCCTGCCGATCAGGCCCTCCGCGGCGGTGGGTGCGTCCAACTCGTGA
- a CDS encoding WXG100 family type VII secretion target, translating to MSGFESYTHAQLYAMIAALDDEVVSARGTQLTEAAKTIEEIGNKLKDHKVKGWEGEAAEAFQNWVNQAGSATLVLAEYSAAGGKYMTQTAQVMREVKPKSGTGDMPKYSASAEATLKENLATSREYHNDPDAVQLGQEAWSKLSGDHARAVDAMNKLAGSYEQSSTQMDKATIPTFPPPPDVLVPPDLGGSEEMARSGGTGATYGGSSGSTGSSYHANSGDTGRTSSDDLGPVGHQSKPDSSLPPVAPIPDREVDVDLDSVTTLPDRTAPPVTTTPGGLPPTSPVGPTPGPIAPPMAFPPVGGLKGPVGGGSGIGPYPGLTGPGAPGGKVVGAPGLLPRDSGIVGGRPVTSTGPSSGIPRGTVIGEGGTQTGRPMGGGGMGHGAGGGHGVGQGGLPAGRRLATEPGGVLGGRQAGAVGRPIAGGQPFTQGGSGLVRNGAGPMGHAGAGTQAPGKRRNDQGGERPDYLTEDEETWQGNRRVAPPVID from the coding sequence ATGAGCGGATTCGAGAGCTACACGCACGCACAGCTCTACGCGATGATCGCCGCGCTCGACGACGAGGTGGTCAGCGCCCGGGGAACGCAGCTCACCGAGGCCGCCAAGACGATCGAGGAGATCGGCAACAAGCTCAAGGACCACAAGGTCAAGGGCTGGGAGGGCGAGGCGGCCGAGGCGTTCCAGAACTGGGTGAACCAGGCGGGGAGCGCCACGCTGGTCCTGGCCGAGTACAGCGCCGCGGGCGGCAAGTACATGACGCAGACGGCCCAGGTCATGCGCGAGGTCAAGCCGAAGAGCGGTACGGGCGACATGCCGAAGTACAGCGCGTCGGCGGAGGCGACCCTCAAGGAGAACCTCGCGACGTCCCGCGAATACCACAACGACCCGGACGCGGTGCAGCTCGGCCAGGAGGCGTGGTCGAAGCTGAGCGGAGACCACGCGCGGGCCGTGGACGCGATGAACAAGCTGGCCGGGTCGTACGAGCAGTCGTCGACGCAGATGGACAAGGCCACGATCCCGACGTTCCCGCCGCCGCCGGATGTGCTCGTGCCGCCGGACCTCGGCGGCAGCGAGGAGATGGCCCGCTCTGGAGGCACCGGAGCTACCTACGGTGGCTCAAGCGGCTCAACGGGGTCCTCTTACCATGCGAATTCCGGCGATACGGGGCGCACGTCATCGGATGACCTTGGTCCGGTTGGACACCAGTCGAAGCCAGACAGCTCGCTCCCGCCGGTTGCTCCGATTCCGGACCGCGAGGTGGACGTCGACCTCGACTCCGTCACCACACTTCCGGACCGGACGGCGCCTCCGGTAACGACCACACCCGGTGGCCTGCCTCCGACCAGCCCTGTTGGCCCCACGCCGGGCCCCATTGCTCCGCCGATGGCTTTCCCGCCGGTCGGTGGACTGAAGGGTCCCGTCGGTGGCGGTTCCGGTATCGGCCCGTACCCGGGTCTGACCGGTCCCGGTGCCCCGGGCGGCAAGGTTGTCGGTGCGCCCGGCCTGCTCCCGCGTGACAGCGGAATCGTGGGCGGCCGTCCCGTGACCTCCACCGGACCCAGCTCGGGCATCCCGCGTGGCACAGTCATCGGCGAAGGTGGTACTCAGACCGGCCGTCCCATGGGCGGCGGCGGGATGGGCCACGGTGCCGGAGGCGGCCACGGCGTCGGCCAGGGAGGCCTCCCGGCCGGCCGTCGACTGGCCACGGAGCCGGGTGGCGTGCTCGGAGGGCGTCAGGCCGGTGCGGTCGGTCGCCCGATCGCCGGCGGTCAGCCGTTCACCCAGGGCGGCTCGGGTCTCGTGCGTAACGGCGCGGGTCCCATGGGCCACGCAGGCGCAGGTACGCAGGCTCCGGGCAAGCGACGGAACGACCAGGGTGGCGAGCGCCCCGACTATCTGACCGAGGACGAAGAGACCTGGCAGGGCAACCGCCGCGTTGCCCCGCCTGTGATCGACTGA
- the mycP gene encoding type VII secretion-associated serine protease mycosin, with protein sequence MRMRKATSALVGLLLAGVAATPAHAETIRSQQWHLDAMKADEMWKLSSGKGVTVAVIDDGLQEIPELEGQVVPGTDLVSQGGNGRSDQSGHGTTMAALIAGTGKHPTGDGGFGLAPGAKVLPIRVSNTEGATPTWVAAIRYAADSDAKIINMSLGIASKPEDDKGRAEAVKYALSKGKLVFAAVGNTGNSTNWVSYPGATPGVVGVAAVDANGEPTKESQHGAQVDLAAPGIDIVTACSGKSGLCKTHGTSDASALVSASAALIWSAHPDWTNNQVLRVLLNTAGKPVDGSGRNDYVGHGIVRPNVALKTPGDPGPADVFPLPDLAAAAGGTPSGAPDAKASDSAASKPAAKAEEKKSGSSLTWIALGLGACVLLGGAVTVVVMRRNR encoded by the coding sequence ATGCGCATGCGTAAGGCGACCTCGGCCCTGGTGGGCCTCCTGCTGGCCGGGGTCGCCGCGACCCCGGCTCATGCGGAGACCATCCGATCGCAGCAATGGCATCTCGACGCCATGAAAGCCGACGAGATGTGGAAACTCAGTAGCGGGAAGGGCGTCACCGTCGCGGTAATCGACGATGGCCTCCAGGAGATCCCGGAACTAGAGGGCCAGGTTGTCCCCGGCACGGATCTCGTGTCGCAAGGAGGAAACGGGCGGAGCGATCAGAGCGGTCACGGCACGACCATGGCTGCCTTGATTGCTGGTACGGGAAAACATCCGACTGGTGACGGTGGCTTTGGGCTTGCGCCTGGGGCCAAGGTTCTTCCAATCCGTGTCTCCAACACGGAAGGGGCAACGCCGACGTGGGTCGCGGCGATTCGGTACGCGGCAGACTCAGACGCCAAGATCATCAACATGTCCCTGGGCATCGCCAGCAAGCCAGAGGATGACAAGGGCCGAGCCGAAGCGGTGAAGTACGCCCTTTCGAAGGGCAAGCTGGTCTTTGCTGCCGTGGGCAACACCGGCAACTCGACCAACTGGGTCTCCTACCCTGGTGCGACGCCCGGGGTGGTAGGGGTAGCTGCTGTGGACGCCAACGGGGAGCCGACCAAGGAGTCACAGCACGGAGCTCAGGTCGATCTGGCGGCGCCTGGTATCGACATCGTCACGGCTTGCAGCGGCAAGTCGGGACTGTGCAAGACCCACGGCACTAGTGACGCCTCCGCTCTCGTCTCCGCCTCCGCCGCCCTCATCTGGTCCGCTCACCCCGACTGGACCAACAATCAGGTTCTGCGGGTCCTCCTGAACACCGCCGGCAAGCCCGTCGACGGCTCCGGGCGCAACGACTACGTCGGCCACGGAATCGTCCGCCCCAACGTCGCGTTGAAGACGCCCGGTGACCCCGGGCCGGCCGATGTGTTCCCGTTGCCCGACCTGGCTGCCGCAGCCGGCGGGACGCCCTCCGGGGCTCCCGACGCCAAGGCGTCCGACTCTGCGGCGTCCAAGCCGGCCGCCAAGGCCGAGGAGAAGAAGAGCGGCAGCTCGCTCACCTGGATCGCGCTCGGGCTCGGGGCCTGCGTACTGCTCGGTGGGGCCGTGACCGTGGTCGTCATGCGCCGCAACCGCTGA
- a CDS encoding MFS transporter, whose translation MSALEPRVPQRTAPPPPLPGGGVLGPAYRTLSVGIISVVFLIAFEATAVGTAMPVAARELDGVGLYAFAFSAYFTTSLFGMVLAGQWADRQGPLRPLTVGIAAFASGLVISGTAGAMWLFVLGRAVQGFGGGLVIVALYVVVSRAYEERLRPAIMAAFAASWVVPSIVGPLASGTVTEHLGWRWVFLGIPALVVVPLVVALPAIRRTASGPVDPDAPPVAFDRRRIRLALGISVGAGLLQYAAQDLRWLSLLPGIAGAALLVPAVLGLLPRGTYRARRGLPSVVLLRGVAAGSFIAAESFVPLMLVTQRGLSPTLAGFSLALGGLTWAGGSWVQSKGRMAPYRERLMVGGMVMVALAIAAAPAVLIPSVPVWTLAVAWAVGCLGMGLVIGSTSVLLLQLSAPEEAGSNSAALQISDALANVVLLAGGGAAFAALGGGAVGASHALTDGASASHPAAFAVVFLPMACVALVGAWVATRLEPADV comes from the coding sequence ATGAGCGCCCTTGAACCCCGCGTGCCCCAGCGAACCGCACCGCCTCCGCCCCTGCCCGGGGGCGGGGTTCTCGGGCCCGCGTACCGGACGCTCAGCGTCGGGATCATCTCCGTCGTCTTCCTCATCGCCTTCGAGGCGACCGCCGTCGGTACGGCCATGCCCGTCGCCGCCCGCGAGCTGGACGGGGTCGGGCTCTACGCCTTCGCCTTCTCCGCCTACTTCACCACCAGCCTCTTCGGCATGGTCCTGGCCGGCCAGTGGGCCGACCGGCAGGGGCCGCTGCGGCCCCTGACCGTCGGGATCGCCGCCTTCGCCTCCGGGCTCGTGATCTCCGGGACCGCCGGCGCCATGTGGCTGTTCGTGCTCGGCCGGGCCGTGCAGGGGTTCGGGGGCGGGCTGGTCATCGTCGCCCTGTACGTCGTCGTCAGCCGGGCCTACGAGGAGCGGCTACGGCCGGCGATCATGGCCGCCTTCGCCGCGAGCTGGGTGGTCCCCTCCATCGTCGGACCGCTGGCTTCCGGGACGGTCACCGAGCACCTCGGGTGGCGGTGGGTGTTCCTCGGGATTCCGGCGCTGGTGGTGGTCCCCCTCGTGGTGGCGCTGCCCGCGATACGGCGGACCGCGTCCGGGCCCGTCGACCCCGACGCCCCGCCCGTGGCCTTCGACCGGCGGCGGATCCGGCTGGCCCTCGGTATTTCGGTGGGGGCGGGGCTGCTCCAGTACGCCGCCCAGGACCTGCGGTGGCTGTCGCTCCTGCCGGGCATCGCCGGCGCCGCCCTGCTGGTGCCCGCCGTGCTGGGGCTGCTGCCGCGCGGGACCTACCGGGCGCGGCGCGGGCTGCCCTCCGTGGTGCTGCTGCGCGGGGTGGCCGCCGGGTCGTTCATCGCGGCGGAGAGTTTTGTCCCGCTGATGCTGGTCACCCAGCGGGGGCTGAGCCCGACGCTGGCCGGGTTCTCGCTCGCGCTGGGCGGGCTCACCTGGGCGGGCGGCTCGTGGGTGCAGTCCAAGGGGCGGATGGCGCCGTACCGGGAAAGGCTGATGGTGGGCGGCATGGTGATGGTGGCGCTGGCCATCGCCGCGGCGCCCGCCGTGCTGATCCCGTCGGTGCCGGTGTGGACGCTGGCGGTGGCCTGGGCGGTGGGCTGCCTGGGCATGGGCCTGGTGATCGGCTCCACGAGCGTGCTGCTGCTCCAGCTGTCGGCGCCGGAGGAGGCGGGGTCCAACTCGGCCGCGCTGCAGATTTCCGATGCGCTGGCGAACGTGGTGCTGCTGGCCGGCGGGGGCGCCGCCTTCGCCGCGCTGGGCGGTGGCGCCGTCGGCGCCTCCCACGCCCTGACGGACGGGGCGTCCGCCTCGCACCCGGCCGCCTTCGCCGTGGTGTTCCTGCCGATGGCCTGCGTGGCGCTGGTCGGCGCCTGGGTCGCGACCCGGCTGGAGCCCGCCGACGTGTGA
- a CDS encoding type II toxin-antitoxin system death-on-curing family toxin, which produces MNAAPAPVRHLTLAEVLDLARHACLAQDQPVELRAPGLLESAVHRPRARMYGTPAYEDPYEQAAALLHGIATNHPLVDGNKRTAWLAAATFLAVNGADPGDADQEAAYALVIDVAAGHESGIASIARRLRALFEEM; this is translated from the coding sequence GTGAACGCGGCCCCCGCCCCGGTGCGCCACCTCACGCTCGCCGAGGTCCTCGACCTGGCCCGGCACGCCTGCCTGGCCCAGGACCAGCCCGTCGAACTGCGCGCCCCCGGCCTGCTGGAGTCGGCGGTGCACCGGCCCCGGGCCCGGATGTACGGGACCCCGGCCTACGAGGACCCGTACGAGCAGGCCGCCGCGTTGCTGCACGGCATCGCGACGAACCACCCGCTGGTCGACGGGAACAAGCGCACCGCCTGGCTCGCCGCGGCGACCTTCCTCGCCGTGAACGGGGCCGACCCGGGCGACGCGGACCAGGAGGCCGCGTACGCACTGGTCATCGACGTGGCCGCCGGACACGAGAGCGGCATCGCCTCGATCGCCCGCCGACTGCGGGCGCTGTTCGAAGAGATGTGA